One Maribacter cobaltidurans genomic window carries:
- a CDS encoding integrase core domain-containing protein yields MQNWSDSKFWTNLSTEKRNNIAISLTEDNHCYENAPAELVNGILKDEFYLDQTFDGLGQAKRTAKNAIKLYNEVRLHLSLEYKTPNMVYLKTA; encoded by the coding sequence ATGCAGAATTGGTCAGACTCAAAATTCTGGACAAACTTATCAACGGAAAAAAGAAACAACATCGCGATCAGTTTGACAGAGGATAACCATTGCTACGAGAACGCCCCGGCAGAACTTGTGAACGGCATCCTAAAGGACGAGTTCTACCTTGACCAGACTTTTGATGGCCTGGGCCAAGCCAAGCGTACGGCCAAAAATGCAATCAAATTATACAATGAGGTAAGATTACATTTATCTTTAGAATATAAAACCCCGAATATGGTATATTTAAAAACAGCTTAA